Proteins from one Coleofasciculus chthonoplastes PCC 7420 genomic window:
- a CDS encoding FAD-dependent oxidoreductase, with protein MGKNVVVIGGGPAGMAAAGKLSELGQEVTLIEKEAELGGHLKKWYKVFPDFTDASEIIAELKGGLHGTRVLNNCTVNQIEGSAPNFTVTTSTGEKIEAASILVSTGFNPFDASFKEEYGYDIYDNSITSVELDAMLKQQKVKTALGKTPRKIAMVHCVGSRDEKVNNNYCSRVCCTNAVKVAIEIKEQIPDCEIYSLYMDIRVFGRGYEELYRTSQEKYGVQFIRGRLSEANEKNDGSLLLRVEDTLTARPMRLTVDLLVLMVGMCGNTELAEIADLKVGCDRFYETAHTQYSNNYSARAGVFLAGTATGPKAIAESITDGRSAAAEIAGFLATKVGSLSPFESATNGHFASQKQVVHQ; from the coding sequence ATGGGTAAAAACGTAGTCGTAATTGGTGGTGGTCCAGCGGGAATGGCGGCGGCTGGAAAACTCAGCGAGTTAGGACAAGAGGTCACGTTAATTGAGAAAGAAGCCGAATTAGGGGGACATTTAAAGAAATGGTATAAAGTGTTTCCTGATTTTACCGATGCTTCAGAAATTATCGCTGAACTCAAAGGTGGATTGCATGGAACCCGGGTTTTAAACAATTGTACAGTGAATCAGATTGAGGGTTCCGCCCCCAACTTTACCGTAACCACTTCAACTGGGGAAAAAATTGAGGCGGCTTCAATTCTGGTTTCGACGGGATTCAACCCTTTTGATGCATCGTTTAAAGAGGAGTATGGATACGATATCTACGATAATTCCATCACCTCGGTTGAACTCGATGCCATGCTAAAACAGCAAAAAGTAAAAACGGCATTGGGAAAAACACCACGGAAAATCGCCATGGTTCATTGTGTCGGGTCTCGCGATGAGAAAGTCAATAATAATTACTGTTCCCGAGTTTGCTGTACCAATGCGGTCAAGGTGGCAATTGAAATTAAAGAACAGATCCCTGATTGTGAAATTTACAGTCTGTATATGGACATTCGGGTGTTTGGTCGCGGTTATGAGGAACTGTACCGAACGTCTCAGGAAAAATATGGGGTTCAGTTCATCCGAGGTCGGCTGTCTGAGGCAAATGAGAAAAATGATGGCAGTTTATTGTTAAGGGTAGAAGATACATTAACAGCAAGACCGATGCGGTTAACGGTGGACTTATTGGTGTTAATGGTGGGAATGTGTGGGAATACGGAACTGGCAGAAATTGCCGATCTAAAAGTGGGTTGTGATCGGTTCTATGAAACCGCCCATACTCAATATTCTAACAATTATTCGGCACGGGCAGGTGTTTTTCTGGCGGGGACAGCAACGGGTCCGAAAGCGATTGCTGAATCAATTACAGATGGGCGTTCTGCGGCGGCAGAAATTGCCGGGTTTCTCGCCACTAAGGTTGGTTCTCTCTCCCCATTTGAATCAGCGACCAATGGGCATTTTGCCAGTCAAAAGCAGGTTGTACATCAGTGA
- a CDS encoding heterodisulfide reductase-related iron-sulfur binding cluster, with product MKLAGKNQAWERHQKQVPSVDEPGGNLWGCFRSCFLQSAAPYTEGVAYKILKNDLGIELREAPGHTSCGAIGYHGDVNNLETQMVIAARNFSIAHYEQGVDNLFSFCVTSFANYTEVIKLWEEEPDLLEYTEKTLKETTGREFWIPHVSGGRPSVVHASDVFFANRHKLAEKAKYSLKGIKATDHVGCHYGKIFPGEAMGGAEFPQVLVGLLEAFGAEIVDYPERRHCCGMGFRQCAFPENRDYTAGSVYKKLASLKEAHPDCNLILTNCPGCTVFMDAEQGTIKEVLEEEFNVSILDYAQLTGLLLGYDPFKDCGLNAKAVPVEPLLDKIGIPYDKSKTAEERRRPF from the coding sequence ATGAAATTAGCCGGAAAAAACCAAGCCTGGGAAAGACACCAAAAACAAGTTCCCAGCGTCGATGAACCAGGTGGAAACTTATGGGGATGCTTCCGCAGTTGTTTTCTCCAAAGTGCCGCCCCCTACACCGAAGGCGTCGCCTATAAAATCTTAAAAAATGACCTAGGTATCGAACTGCGGGAAGCCCCTGGTCATACCTCCTGTGGGGCAATTGGATATCACGGCGATGTCAACAACCTAGAAACTCAGATGGTAATTGCGGCGAGAAATTTTTCCATCGCCCATTATGAACAAGGTGTGGATAATCTTTTCTCCTTCTGTGTCACCTCTTTTGCTAACTATACGGAAGTAATTAAACTTTGGGAAGAAGAACCGGATTTACTGGAATACACCGAAAAGACATTAAAAGAAACAACGGGTCGGGAGTTTTGGATTCCTCATGTATCCGGTGGTAGACCTTCGGTTGTTCATGCGTCAGATGTCTTCTTTGCCAATCGTCATAAACTGGCTGAAAAAGCTAAATATAGCCTCAAAGGAATCAAAGCCACAGATCACGTCGGTTGCCATTATGGGAAGATTTTCCCCGGTGAAGCCATGGGTGGGGCAGAATTTCCCCAAGTGTTAGTGGGACTTTTAGAAGCCTTTGGTGCAGAAATTGTTGATTATCCCGAACGCCGACATTGTTGTGGGATGGGCTTCCGTCAATGTGCGTTTCCTGAAAACCGGGATTACACGGCTGGGAGTGTTTATAAGAAATTAGCTAGCTTGAAAGAAGCACACCCAGACTGTAATTTAATCTTAACCAACTGTCCGGGTTGTACGGTATTTATGGATGCTGAACAAGGCACGATTAAAGAAGTATTGGAAGAAGAATTTAACGTGTCTATTTTAGACTATGCCCAACTGACTGGATTGCTGTTAGGCTATGACCCCTTTAAAGATTGTGGACTGAATGCCAAAGCCGTTCCGGTCGAACCGTTACTGGATAAAATTGGTATTCCTTATGACAAATCTAAGACGGCTGAAGAACGGAGACGACCATTTTAG
- a CDS encoding 4Fe-4S dicluster domain-containing protein codes for MGKLFNELKQDILYQHGMNACLNCGVCTAVCPAAEFNDYSPREVMNIVQSEDDELIEELLKSDKIWYCGQCFSCKTRCPRGNSVASVILALRRLAIHYGYFAESEKGRQQLIAKRVFGENMLKRGYTLLAQNISPSHFPELGENWEYYYDHMREMREWWGVPMDLENSPGSHRMIPEQDMEEVRTIYQKTGAVSLMDAVEKGMEKKLGSKAEVEKYWQTWLETGDSRNYEIK; via the coding sequence ATGGGCAAACTATTTAATGAGCTAAAACAAGACATTTTGTATCAGCACGGCATGAATGCCTGCCTGAATTGCGGTGTATGTACTGCCGTTTGTCCGGCAGCCGAGTTTAACGATTACTCTCCCAGAGAGGTAATGAACATCGTTCAATCCGAAGATGACGAACTGATTGAAGAATTACTCAAATCCGACAAGATTTGGTATTGCGGACAGTGTTTCTCCTGCAAAACCCGGTGTCCCCGAGGCAACAGCGTCGCCTCAGTCATTCTTGCCTTACGCCGACTCGCCATTCATTACGGTTACTTTGCTGAGTCGGAAAAAGGACGACAGCAATTAATCGCCAAGCGGGTGTTTGGGGAAAATATGCTCAAACGCGGCTATACCTTACTCGCCCAAAACATCTCCCCCTCTCATTTCCCTGAACTGGGTGAGAACTGGGAATACTATTACGATCACATGCGAGAAATGCGCGAATGGTGGGGTGTGCCGATGGATTTGGAAAATAGCCCCGGTTCCCACCGGATGATTCCGGAACAAGACATGGAAGAAGTGCGGACAATTTACCAAAAAACTGGTGCCGTCTCCTTAATGGATGCCGTGGAAAAAGGCATGGAAAAGAAACTCGGCAGCAAAGCGGAAGTGGAAAAATACTGGCAAACCTGGTTAGAAACTGGGGATAGCCGCAACTACGAAATCAAATAA
- a CDS encoding ArsR/SmtB family transcription factor yields the protein MPNRTATKPKTKKATSSTDCGIAQLSPVALTLMADFFKVLSEVSRLQIVCCLKGGAKNVTEIIEETGLGQANVSKHLKILNQAGIVSREQQGVCVYYKIANPFLFELCDLVCDTLSLQVEQQSQQLQQLAVLRQGR from the coding sequence ATGCCTAATCGCACAGCGACCAAACCCAAGACCAAGAAAGCGACTTCATCAACAGATTGCGGTATCGCCCAACTCTCTCCTGTGGCGTTGACCTTGATGGCAGATTTTTTCAAGGTACTCTCGGAAGTCAGTCGGCTACAGATTGTCTGCTGCTTGAAAGGCGGTGCAAAGAACGTCACGGAGATTATTGAAGAAACCGGACTCGGACAAGCTAATGTATCGAAGCACCTAAAAATACTCAACCAAGCGGGAATTGTTTCCCGTGAACAGCAAGGGGTTTGTGTCTACTATAAGATAGCTAACCCATTTTTGTTTGAATTGTGTGATCTCGTCTGTGATACTCTATCCCTGCAAGTGGAGCAGCAAAGCCAGCAATTACAGCAGCTAGCCGTACTACGTCAAGGTCGCTGA
- a CDS encoding beta strand repeat-containing protein has product MARNLNQKSLDLASFPRMALTATSLLGCWIGVVLTQPAIAQITPDATLGDETSILTPGDNPIDILIQGGAQRDSHLFHSFEQFNVGDGQRVDFANPGGIETIFTRVTGENSPTNILGTLGVDGSANLILLNPNGIFFGENAQLNVSGAFRATTADSIIFENGLEFSATNPQPPSPLLTVNVPLGLQFGANPGMIVNQSVAQRDGEVVGLAVQPGQTLSLIGGDVELEGGHLTAPGGKIELGSVFDGEWNLNSPQSSFLNATNSTLGTIQLIEQATVNASGAGGGEILVQGRQVSVRDGSQILSITQGSQPGANLTINASELVEVVGAAPTDDGLVLSSIKANTVGAGSGGDLTINTGQLRVQGRGLVSASTFGSGTGGDLTIRASDSVELSGSGFEALQLSVILRALATPESLTPELSELLKTLGLPPPPLQVSDIEGFVGGGLLAGTQGSSASASAGRLTIDTNRLVMGNGAIASTPTGGAGRGGDVLVNASESVEISGSAFVTGAFQGTTGDAGNLRLNTQRLSLKNGGLLQTVTFGQGDGGSLQVNASESVQMDSTPIGALAPTGIFANSIFSTGTGGDITVNTRQMIMRDGAQVGNQTGALTGLGLIPVGGPAGDVVINATDFIEIDGLSPDARFISGPGTTSFSGAPAGDVTVSTQNMIIHNGANISTTTLSAGDGGTLTVNVSDTLELIGTGISTGGGVTVEIPSSLVSSSGRADFPALQATGDAGVLKVNAGQLIIRDGAEVAVNSLGSGDAGTLEIVADLIQLDNQGTINAATDSGQGGNLSLKTQNLLMIQESQITTDAGNTDGGNITIITDTLVADENSDITANAQQGRGGRVSVTAQGIFGTEFREKLTPESDITATSELGPEFSGTVNIVIQGIDPSQGLVEFPENFTDTSTLIALGCAANEGNYFAITGRGGLPANPTQPLTSETVWSDVRNLSVASSPSSVAKTENNFHFSRPNPQPQIIEAQGWIVNEKGQVELVANLPEASPQRPRYKPQTCSF; this is encoded by the coding sequence GTGGCACGAAACCTGAATCAAAAAAGCCTCGATCTCGCCAGCTTCCCGCGAATGGCATTGACCGCGACAAGCCTATTGGGATGCTGGATTGGCGTTGTTTTAACTCAGCCTGCGATCGCGCAAATTACTCCTGATGCTACTTTGGGTGATGAAACGTCGATATTGACACCGGGCGATAACCCAATAGACATTCTGATTCAAGGCGGCGCTCAACGGGATTCTCACCTATTCCACAGCTTTGAACAGTTCAATGTGGGAGATGGACAACGAGTTGATTTCGCTAATCCTGGCGGGATTGAAACCATTTTCACTCGCGTCACTGGTGAAAACAGTCCGACGAATATTCTGGGAACCTTAGGCGTCGATGGATCAGCGAACCTGATTTTGCTGAATCCCAATGGTATTTTTTTTGGTGAAAATGCTCAATTAAACGTGTCCGGTGCATTTCGCGCCACGACAGCAGACAGCATTATTTTTGAGAATGGGCTAGAGTTCAGCGCCACAAATCCTCAACCCCCGTCCCCTTTACTCACCGTTAACGTTCCCCTAGGCTTACAATTTGGAGCCAATCCCGGCATGATTGTCAATCAATCCGTCGCCCAGAGGGATGGAGAAGTCGTGGGTCTAGCGGTGCAACCTGGTCAAACTTTATCCTTAATTGGTGGAGATGTGGAGTTAGAAGGGGGTCATCTAACCGCACCTGGGGGAAAAATTGAACTGGGTTCTGTTTTTGATGGAGAGTGGAATCTTAATTCTCCCCAATCCTCGTTCCTGAACGCTACAAATTCGACATTAGGCACGATTCAATTGATAGAACAAGCCACAGTCAATGCAAGTGGTGCAGGCGGGGGCGAGATTCTGGTGCAAGGACGACAAGTTTCTGTCCGGGATGGGTCACAAATTTTATCCATTACCCAAGGATCTCAACCTGGAGCTAATTTAACCATAAACGCTTCTGAGTTAGTCGAAGTGGTTGGCGCTGCACCGACTGATGATGGTTTGGTTCTCAGTAGCATTAAGGCAAATACAGTCGGTGCTGGATCAGGGGGAGATTTAACCATCAATACAGGACAACTGCGGGTGCAGGGTCGAGGATTAGTCTCCGCCTCAACCTTTGGTAGCGGGACAGGGGGAGATCTGACGATTCGGGCTTCCGACTCCGTAGAACTGAGTGGTTCGGGATTTGAGGCTTTGCAACTCAGCGTTATCTTAAGGGCGTTAGCCACACCCGAATCATTGACACCCGAACTATCAGAACTATTAAAGACATTAGGTTTACCTCCCCCACCCTTACAAGTGTCCGATATAGAAGGATTTGTTGGAGGCGGACTTTTAGCGGGTACTCAAGGAAGTAGTGCATCAGCATCAGCCGGTCGTTTAACCATTGACACGAATCGGTTAGTCATGGGGAATGGCGCGATCGCGTCTACACCAACCGGGGGTGCTGGGAGAGGGGGAGATGTCTTAGTCAACGCTTCTGAGTCCGTTGAAATATCCGGTTCTGCCTTTGTCACCGGGGCGTTTCAAGGAACCACAGGTGATGCGGGAAATCTTAGGTTGAATACACAACGCTTATCCCTTAAAAATGGGGGACTCCTGCAAACGGTTACCTTTGGTCAAGGCGATGGTGGAAGTTTGCAGGTGAATGCCTCTGAGTCTGTGCAAATGGACAGTACGCCCATTGGCGCTCTTGCTCCCACAGGGATTTTTGCCAACAGTATCTTTAGTACAGGGACAGGCGGCGACATCACCGTAAATACACGCCAGATGATTATGCGCGACGGGGCGCAAGTGGGAAATCAGACGGGTGCATTGACGGGATTGGGGTTAATTCCAGTCGGGGGTCCCGCTGGAGATGTTGTCATAAATGCGACTGATTTTATCGAAATTGACGGCTTATCCCCGGATGCTCGCTTTATTAGTGGTCCAGGAACCACCAGTTTTAGTGGTGCGCCCGCAGGAGATGTAACAGTTTCCACTCAAAATATGATCATTCACAATGGGGCAAATATTTCAACCACCACCCTGAGTGCGGGAGATGGAGGCACATTGACGGTTAATGTCTCCGATACCTTGGAACTCATCGGTACGGGCATTTCTACCGGGGGAGGAGTCACCGTCGAAATTCCCAGTAGTTTAGTTTCTTCCTCCGGACGTGCTGACTTTCCCGCCTTGCAAGCCACTGGGGACGCGGGTGTTTTAAAGGTAAATGCAGGTCAACTGATTATCCGGGATGGGGCAGAAGTTGCCGTGAATAGTCTTGGTTCAGGGGATGCGGGGACATTAGAAATTGTCGCCGATTTGATTCAATTAGACAATCAGGGAACAATTAATGCGGCGACAGATTCGGGTCAAGGTGGTAACTTATCCCTGAAAACTCAAAACTTGCTGATGATTCAAGAGAGTCAGATTACCACAGATGCCGGGAATACAGATGGGGGTAATATTACCATCATCACCGATACCTTAGTCGCTGACGAAAATAGCGATATTACTGCCAATGCTCAACAAGGTCGAGGGGGACGAGTTAGTGTTACGGCTCAAGGTATTTTTGGCACTGAGTTTCGGGAGAAATTGACACCAGAAAGTGATATTACAGCCACCTCTGAATTGGGTCCTGAGTTTAGTGGTACTGTGAATATTGTGATCCAGGGTATTGACCCCTCTCAAGGATTAGTTGAGTTCCCCGAAAATTTCACAGATACCAGCACACTTATTGCTCTTGGCTGTGCTGCTAATGAAGGGAATTACTTTGCCATAACGGGGCGCGGTGGCTTACCTGCCAACCCAACTCAACCCCTTACCAGTGAGACAGTGTGGTCAGATGTACGCAATTTGTCTGTGGCATCTTCCCCATCGTCTGTCGCTAAAACAGAAAACAATTTCCACTTTTCCCGACCCAATCCTCAACCTCAAATTATTGAAGCACAAGGCTGGATTGTCAATGAAAAAGGTCAAGTTGAATTGGTAGCTAATTTACCGGAAGCTTCTCCCCAACGTCCTCGATATAAACCACAAACTTGTTCTTTTTAA
- a CDS encoding CHAT domain-containing protein gives MKWASQIFRLKIRSSLRWYASSVILFGLTLFLVTTVLPGISYPVESLHVSGDKVEDRGQRAEGHIAQTDKILHLGDNTRRLKRQSPNAKIANSPTPLEQGIAAFEAGRFADAAQLWQQAAQEYEAKSDRLNQALSLSYLSLAYQNLGQVQDAEQAISQSLDLLQHQDNWESGGLAILGQALNTQGRLQLTKGQAEAALDTWKQASDAYRRAGDETGKLGSQINQAQALQTLGLYRRAQTRLEQANQHLQAQPDSLLKVQGLQSLGIALQELGDPKTSQTLLTQSLAIAQKLNPTPDTSAILLSLGNVARDLQEDDKALDYYQKAAKNATDSLIQIKAQLNQLSLLINTEQEDAAIALLPQIQVSLATLSPSRAAVYAHVNLADSLMRMSSDVETCHGTSGCQLMGLTDNLTPETGSAKALTTNGAKALTTNGAIAQILAKAIQQARQIQDAKAESYALGELGKLYEQKQQLAEAQKLTQQALSLVQVINAGDIAYLWEWQLGRILEKQGNIKDAVAAYTVAVETLRSLRSDLIALPNLQFYFRERVEPVYRQLVGLLLKSDPSQKNLQKAREVIESLQLAELDNFFRNTCIQAQSQQIDQVDPTAAVIYPIILPDRLAVILSLPGQPLHHYQTQLPEAEVNNAFVQLRKFLNPVLSNKQRLRYSQDIYDWLIRPIEAELADNEIKTLVFILDGALRNLPMAALYDGEQYLIEKYSVAVSPGLQLLEPRALDRERLQALIGGLSEERGGFSALPGVELELKKISDQVPSEMLFNQEFTTTTLKQEISDVPFPIVHLATHGQFSSEVEDTFILTWEGPVNVNDLDQLLQVREREDNQPIELLVLSACQTATGDQRAALGLAGVAVRSGARSTLATLWSVRDESTAQLMAEFYQYLTQAENSKAESLRQAQLSILKNPKYEHPYYWAPFVLVGNWL, from the coding sequence ATGAAGTGGGCTAGTCAAATTTTTCGGCTAAAGATTCGGTCTAGTTTGAGATGGTATGCTTCCTCTGTGATACTGTTTGGGCTAACCCTGTTTCTCGTCACCACTGTATTACCCGGAATTTCATATCCAGTTGAATCTTTACACGTTAGTGGAGACAAGGTAGAGGACAGAGGGCAGAGGGCAGAAGGGCATATTGCCCAAACCGATAAAATCTTACACCTTGGGGATAACACCAGGCGCTTAAAACGCCAATCCCCAAATGCCAAAATTGCCAATTCCCCAACCCCTCTAGAACAAGGGATTGCTGCCTTTGAAGCGGGACGTTTTGCTGATGCAGCACAACTGTGGCAACAAGCCGCCCAAGAGTATGAAGCAAAGAGCGATCGCCTAAATCAAGCCCTAAGTTTAAGTTATCTCTCGCTAGCTTATCAAAACTTGGGACAAGTCCAAGACGCAGAACAGGCGATTAGCCAAAGTCTTGATCTGTTGCAACACCAAGACAATTGGGAATCAGGGGGTTTGGCGATTCTGGGTCAAGCCTTGAATACGCAGGGACGCCTACAACTTACCAAAGGACAAGCTGAAGCCGCCTTGGACACCTGGAAACAAGCCAGCGACGCTTACCGCCGTGCGGGTGATGAAACCGGAAAACTGGGAAGCCAAATTAACCAAGCCCAAGCCTTGCAAACCTTGGGACTCTATCGACGGGCGCAAACCCGCCTAGAACAGGCAAATCAACACCTCCAAGCCCAACCTGATTCCCTGCTAAAAGTTCAAGGATTGCAGAGTTTAGGAATTGCCCTGCAAGAGTTGGGTGATCCCAAAACGTCCCAAACCCTTTTAACTCAAAGTTTAGCGATCGCCCAAAAACTGAACCCAACTCCCGATACCAGTGCGATTCTGTTGAGCTTAGGAAATGTGGCGAGAGACTTACAAGAAGATGACAAAGCATTAGATTATTACCAGAAAGCCGCTAAAAATGCAACCGATTCACTGATCCAAATCAAAGCTCAATTGAACCAACTGAGTCTGTTGATCAATACGGAACAAGAAGACGCCGCGATCGCACTATTACCGCAAATCCAAGTTAGTCTCGCCACCCTATCCCCCAGTCGGGCGGCGGTTTATGCTCATGTCAATTTAGCAGATAGTCTGATGCGGATGAGCAGCGATGTAGAGACGTGCCATGGCACGTCTGGATGTCAATTGATGGGTTTAACCGATAACCTTACCCCAGAAACCGGAAGCGCTAAAGCGCTCACTACGAACGGCGCTAAAGCGCTCACTACGAACGGCGCGATCGCACAAATATTAGCCAAAGCCATTCAACAAGCCAGACAGATTCAAGACGCGAAAGCTGAATCCTACGCTTTGGGCGAGTTAGGCAAACTTTACGAACAGAAGCAGCAGTTAGCCGAGGCGCAAAAGCTGACGCAACAGGCGCTGAGTTTGGTTCAAGTCATTAATGCTGGTGATATTGCCTACTTATGGGAATGGCAACTGGGTCGTATTCTGGAAAAGCAGGGAAATATAAAGGATGCCGTCGCCGCTTATACCGTCGCCGTGGAAACCTTGCGATCGCTCCGCAGTGATTTGATTGCCCTGCCCAATTTACAATTTTACTTTCGAGAACGGGTTGAACCCGTCTATCGTCAACTGGTGGGATTACTCCTCAAATCTGATCCGTCTCAAAAAAACCTCCAAAAAGCCCGTGAGGTGATTGAATCCCTCCAGCTTGCTGAATTAGATAACTTTTTTCGCAACACCTGTATCCAGGCGCAATCCCAACAAATTGATCAGGTTGATCCCACGGCGGCAGTGATTTATCCGATTATTCTGCCAGATCGATTAGCTGTGATTCTATCATTGCCGGGACAACCCCTGCACCATTATCAAACCCAATTACCGGAAGCAGAAGTCAACAACGCCTTTGTCCAACTCCGCAAATTCCTCAATCCTGTTCTGTCAAACAAACAACGGTTACGCTATTCCCAAGACATTTACGACTGGCTGATTCGACCCATAGAAGCTGAATTAGCCGACAATGAGATTAAAACCCTCGTCTTTATCCTGGATGGGGCGTTGCGAAATCTGCCTATGGCAGCCCTTTATGATGGAGAACAGTATCTCATTGAAAAATATAGTGTCGCGGTTAGTCCCGGATTGCAACTGTTAGAACCGCGTGCATTAGACCGAGAACGGCTTCAGGCATTAATTGGTGGACTCAGCGAGGAACGTGGGGGGTTTTCTGCCTTACCGGGAGTTGAGTTGGAACTGAAAAAAATCTCGGATCAAGTACCGTCTGAGATGCTGTTCAATCAGGAGTTTACCACAACCACACTTAAGCAGGAAATTAGTGATGTTCCTTTCCCCATAGTTCACCTAGCTACTCATGGTCAGTTTAGTTCCGAGGTGGAAGATACGTTTATCTTGACCTGGGAGGGGCCAGTTAATGTCAATGATTTGGATCAACTACTGCAAGTTCGAGAACGAGAGGATAACCAACCGATTGAATTACTGGTTCTCAGTGCTTGCCAAACCGCAACCGGGGATCAACGAGCCGCCTTGGGATTAGCAGGTGTTGCTGTACGTTCCGGCGCTCGCAGCACTCTGGCAACCCTGTGGTCAGTTCGCGACGAATCAACGGCTCAACTTATGGCTGAGTTTTACCAATACCTGACTCAAGCTGAAAACAGCAAAGCGGAATCTCTGCGTCAGGCACAGCTTTCTATCTTGAAAAATCCTAAGTACGAGCATCCTTATTACTGGGCACCGTTTGT